A stretch of the Gossypium hirsutum isolate 1008001.06 chromosome D07, Gossypium_hirsutum_v2.1, whole genome shotgun sequence genome encodes the following:
- the LOC107933966 gene encoding probable xyloglucan glycosyltransferase 6 isoform X2 — protein MSREPNYEFQEWWNKQREKNHDFFTNDSNNANKGFLTVEIRSLNPDLTTEKDRSRSARQLSWICLLRFQQLANSLAWITNSFLLLLRTANRRISAADSPCDSSASRLYRIIKFFLVLVVLLLCVELVAYFKGWHFSPPSAASAEAAVELFYALWLEIRADYLAPPLQSLANVCIVLFLIQSMDRVLLMLGCLWIKIRRIKPTASMEYPMGRVETGNVDDYPMVLVQIPMCNEKEVYQQSIAAVCIMDWPKERMLVQVLDDSDELDAQNLIQAEVQKWHQKDFQPAPDFLKKTIPHFRGNDDLALVQARWAFVNKDENLLTRLQNINLSFHFEVEQQVNGVFINFFGFNGTAGVWRINALEDCGGWLERTTVEDMDIAVRAHLCGWKFVYLNDVKCYCELPESYEAYKKQQYRWHSGPMQLFRLCFLDILHSKVNKAKKANLIFLFFLLRKLILPFYSFTLFCIILPLTIFLPEAELPAWVVCYVPGIMSVLNILPAPRSFPFIVPYLLFENTMSVTKFNAMISGLFRLGNSYEWIVTKKLGRSSEADLVAFENESDSSVTETTSFLRSSSDSGLEELSKLEVTSRRSVKTKRNRLYRMELTLAFILLSAAGRSLLSAQGELTVGHYRCHLESELQVTLTQHLLTNNSNFGVTGSGLKQFSIGHSLYGCQNANCEATCHWLKYKVCTKQKGIFEED, from the exons ATGTCTCGAGAGCCGAATTATGAGTTtcaagaatggtggaacaagcaAAGGGAGAAGAACCACGACTTTTTCACCAATGATAGTAACAATGCTAACAAAGGATTCCTGACCGTTGAGATCAGGAGTCTCAATCCTGATCTGACGACCGAAAAAGATCGTTCCAGAAGCGCACGACAGCTATCCTGGATTTGTCTCTTGAGATTCCAGCAACTCGCTAACTCCCTCGCGTGGATCACAAACTCCTTCCTTCTCCTCCTCCGTACTGCCAACCGCCGAATCTCAGCTGCCGATTCCCCATGTGATTCCTCCGCTTCTAGGCTCTACCGTATAATTAAGTTCTTTCTGGTTCTCGTGGTCCTCTTACTTTGCGTCGAGTTAGTTGCCTATTTCAAGGGATGGCATTTCAGCCCCCCGTCGGCCGCGTCGGCAGAGGCGGCGGTCGAGCTTTTCTACGCCTTATGGCTCGAAATCCGAGCCGATTACTTGGCGCCTCCACTGCAGAGCTTGGCGAATGTGTGTATAGTGCTCTTCTTGATTCAGTCGATGGATCGTGTGCTGTTGATGCTAGGATGTCTCTGGATTAAAATTAGGAGAATCAAACCGACGGCAAGTATGGAGTATCCGATGGGGAGAGTAGAAACAGGGAATGTAGATGATTATCCCATGGTGTTAGTGCAAATTCCTATGTGCAATGAGAAGGAG GTTTACCAACAATCTATCGCAGCAGTTTGTATTATGGACTGGCCAAAGGAGAGAATGCTGGTACAGGTTTTGGATGATTCTGATGAATTAGATGCTCAGAACCTTATCCAGGCAGAAGTACAGAAATGGCATCAAAAGG ATTTCCAGCCAGCACCAGATTTCTTGAAGAAAACCATTCCTCATTTCAGG GGAAATGATGACTTAGCATTAGTCCAAGCAAGGTGGGCATTTGTAAATAAGGATGAGAACTTGCTTACAAGATTGCAGAACATAAATTTATCGTTTCATTTTGAGGTTGAACAGCAGGTCAATGGTGTGTTTATTAACTTCTTTGGTTTCAATGGAACTGCTGGTGTGTGGAGAATTAATGCCCTCGAGGACTGTGGTGGATGGTTGGAACGAACAACTGTTGAGGACATGGATATCGCTGTTCGAGCACACCTTTGTGGATGGAAGTTTGTATATCTGAATGACGTTAAG TGCTACTGTGAACTTCCTGAGTCATATGAGGCATATAAGAAACAGCAGTACCGCTGGCATTCTGGTCCTATGCAGCTGTTCCGCTTGTGCTTTCTTGACATACTTCACTCAAAG GTGAATAAGGCCAAGAAAGCCAATTTGATTTTTCTGTTCTTCCTCCTAAGGAAGCTTATTCTGCCCTTCTACTCGTTCACCCTGTTCTGCATCATTCTCCCATTGACGATATTCCTGCCAGAAGCTGAGCTACCAGCTTGGGTAGTTTGCTATGTTCCTGGAATTATGTCTGTGTTGAATATCCTTCCAGCACCACGATCATTCCCTTTCATTGTCCCATACCTACTATTTGAGAACACCATGTCAGTGACAAAGTTCAATGCAATGATATCTGGTCTGTTTCGGCTTGGAAATTCTTATGAGTGGATAGTAACGAAAAAGTTGGGCAGATCATCAGAGGCTGATCTTGTTGCCTTCGAGAACGAATCAGATTCTTCAGTAACTGAAACCACTAGTTTCCTCAGGTCATCCTCAGATTCTGGCCTTGAAGAGCTGAGCAAACTAGAAGTAACCTCCAGGAGAAGTGTGAAAACCAAAAGAAATCGTCTCTACAGGATGGAACTGACCCTTGCTTTTATCTTGCTGTCTGCTGCCGGGAGAAGCTTGTTGTCCGCCCAAG GTGAGTTGACCGTAGGACACTATAGGTGCCATCTAGAGTCCGAATTGCAGGTCACATTGACCCAGCATCTTTTAACCAATAACAGCAATTTTGGTGTTACTGGTTCTGGACTGAAGCAGTTCTCCATTGGTCATTCATTGTATGGTTGTCAAAATGCCAATTGTGAAGCCACGTGCCATTGGTTAAAATATAAAGTCTGTACCAAACAAAAAGGGATTTTTGAAGAAGATTAG
- the LOC107933966 gene encoding probable xyloglucan glycosyltransferase 6 isoform X1, with protein sequence MSREPNYEFQEWWNKQREKNHDFFTNDSNNANKGFLTVEIRSLNPDLTTEKDRSRSARQLSWICLLRFQQLANSLAWITNSFLLLLRTANRRISAADSPCDSSASRLYRIIKFFLVLVVLLLCVELVAYFKGWHFSPPSAASAEAAVELFYALWLEIRADYLAPPLQSLANVCIVLFLIQSMDRVLLMLGCLWIKIRRIKPTASMEYPMGRVETGNVDDYPMVLVQIPMCNEKEVYQQSIAAVCIMDWPKERMLVQVLDDSDELDAQNLIQAEVQKWHQKGVHILYRHRLIRSGYKAGNLKSAMSCDYIKNYEFVAIFDADFQPAPDFLKKTIPHFRGNDDLALVQARWAFVNKDENLLTRLQNINLSFHFEVEQQVNGVFINFFGFNGTAGVWRINALEDCGGWLERTTVEDMDIAVRAHLCGWKFVYLNDVKCYCELPESYEAYKKQQYRWHSGPMQLFRLCFLDILHSKVNKAKKANLIFLFFLLRKLILPFYSFTLFCIILPLTIFLPEAELPAWVVCYVPGIMSVLNILPAPRSFPFIVPYLLFENTMSVTKFNAMISGLFRLGNSYEWIVTKKLGRSSEADLVAFENESDSSVTETTSFLRSSSDSGLEELSKLEVTSRRSVKTKRNRLYRMELTLAFILLSAAGRSLLSAQGELTVGHYRCHLESELQVTLTQHLLTNNSNFGVTGSGLKQFSIGHSLYGCQNANCEATCHWLKYKVCTKQKGIFEED encoded by the exons ATGTCTCGAGAGCCGAATTATGAGTTtcaagaatggtggaacaagcaAAGGGAGAAGAACCACGACTTTTTCACCAATGATAGTAACAATGCTAACAAAGGATTCCTGACCGTTGAGATCAGGAGTCTCAATCCTGATCTGACGACCGAAAAAGATCGTTCCAGAAGCGCACGACAGCTATCCTGGATTTGTCTCTTGAGATTCCAGCAACTCGCTAACTCCCTCGCGTGGATCACAAACTCCTTCCTTCTCCTCCTCCGTACTGCCAACCGCCGAATCTCAGCTGCCGATTCCCCATGTGATTCCTCCGCTTCTAGGCTCTACCGTATAATTAAGTTCTTTCTGGTTCTCGTGGTCCTCTTACTTTGCGTCGAGTTAGTTGCCTATTTCAAGGGATGGCATTTCAGCCCCCCGTCGGCCGCGTCGGCAGAGGCGGCGGTCGAGCTTTTCTACGCCTTATGGCTCGAAATCCGAGCCGATTACTTGGCGCCTCCACTGCAGAGCTTGGCGAATGTGTGTATAGTGCTCTTCTTGATTCAGTCGATGGATCGTGTGCTGTTGATGCTAGGATGTCTCTGGATTAAAATTAGGAGAATCAAACCGACGGCAAGTATGGAGTATCCGATGGGGAGAGTAGAAACAGGGAATGTAGATGATTATCCCATGGTGTTAGTGCAAATTCCTATGTGCAATGAGAAGGAG GTTTACCAACAATCTATCGCAGCAGTTTGTATTATGGACTGGCCAAAGGAGAGAATGCTGGTACAGGTTTTGGATGATTCTGATGAATTAGATGCTCAGAACCTTATCCAGGCAGAAGTACAGAAATGGCATCAAAAGGGTGTGCATATATTATATAGACATCGGCTTATTCGTTCTGGCTACAAGGCAGGAAACCTCAAATCTGCAATGAGCtgtgattatataaaaaattatgagtttGTTGCAATTTTTGATGCAGATTTCCAGCCAGCACCAGATTTCTTGAAGAAAACCATTCCTCATTTCAGG GGAAATGATGACTTAGCATTAGTCCAAGCAAGGTGGGCATTTGTAAATAAGGATGAGAACTTGCTTACAAGATTGCAGAACATAAATTTATCGTTTCATTTTGAGGTTGAACAGCAGGTCAATGGTGTGTTTATTAACTTCTTTGGTTTCAATGGAACTGCTGGTGTGTGGAGAATTAATGCCCTCGAGGACTGTGGTGGATGGTTGGAACGAACAACTGTTGAGGACATGGATATCGCTGTTCGAGCACACCTTTGTGGATGGAAGTTTGTATATCTGAATGACGTTAAG TGCTACTGTGAACTTCCTGAGTCATATGAGGCATATAAGAAACAGCAGTACCGCTGGCATTCTGGTCCTATGCAGCTGTTCCGCTTGTGCTTTCTTGACATACTTCACTCAAAG GTGAATAAGGCCAAGAAAGCCAATTTGATTTTTCTGTTCTTCCTCCTAAGGAAGCTTATTCTGCCCTTCTACTCGTTCACCCTGTTCTGCATCATTCTCCCATTGACGATATTCCTGCCAGAAGCTGAGCTACCAGCTTGGGTAGTTTGCTATGTTCCTGGAATTATGTCTGTGTTGAATATCCTTCCAGCACCACGATCATTCCCTTTCATTGTCCCATACCTACTATTTGAGAACACCATGTCAGTGACAAAGTTCAATGCAATGATATCTGGTCTGTTTCGGCTTGGAAATTCTTATGAGTGGATAGTAACGAAAAAGTTGGGCAGATCATCAGAGGCTGATCTTGTTGCCTTCGAGAACGAATCAGATTCTTCAGTAACTGAAACCACTAGTTTCCTCAGGTCATCCTCAGATTCTGGCCTTGAAGAGCTGAGCAAACTAGAAGTAACCTCCAGGAGAAGTGTGAAAACCAAAAGAAATCGTCTCTACAGGATGGAACTGACCCTTGCTTTTATCTTGCTGTCTGCTGCCGGGAGAAGCTTGTTGTCCGCCCAAG GTGAGTTGACCGTAGGACACTATAGGTGCCATCTAGAGTCCGAATTGCAGGTCACATTGACCCAGCATCTTTTAACCAATAACAGCAATTTTGGTGTTACTGGTTCTGGACTGAAGCAGTTCTCCATTGGTCATTCATTGTATGGTTGTCAAAATGCCAATTGTGAAGCCACGTGCCATTGGTTAAAATATAAAGTCTGTACCAAACAAAAAGGGATTTTTGAAGAAGATTAG
- the LOC107933966 gene encoding probable xyloglucan glycosyltransferase 6 isoform X3, translating to MSREPNYEFQEWWNKQREKNHDFFTNDSNNANKGFLTVEIRSLNPDLTTEKDRSRSARQLSWICLLRFQQLANSLAWITNSFLLLLRTANRRISAADSPCDSSASRLYRIIKFFLVLVVLLLCVELVAYFKGWHFSPPSAASAEAAVELFYALWLEIRADYLAPPLQSLANVCIVLFLIQSMDRVLLMLGCLWIKIRRIKPTASMEYPMGRVETGNVDDYPMVLVQIPMCNEKEVYQQSIAAVCIMDWPKERMLVQVLDDSDELDAQNLIQAEVQKWHQKGVHILYRHRLIRSGYKAGNLKSAMSCDYIKNYEFVAIFDADFQPAPDFLKKTIPHFRGNDDLALVQARWAFVNKDENLLTRLQNINLSFHFEVEQQVNGVFINFFGFNGTAGVWRINALEDCGGWLERTTVEDMDIAVRAHLCGWKFVYLNDVKCYCELPESYEAYKKQQYRWHSGPMQLFRLCFLDILHSKVNKAKKANLIFLFFLLRKLILPFYSFTLFCIILPLTIFLPEAELPAWVVCYVPGIMSVLNILPAPRSFPFIVPYLLFENTMSVTKFNAMISGLFRLGNSYEWIVTKKLGRSSEADLVAFENESDSSVTETTSFLRSSSDSGLEELSKLEVTSRRSVKTKRNRLYRMELTLAFILLSAAGRSLLSAQGMHFYFLLFQGISFLVVGLDLIGEQVS from the exons ATGTCTCGAGAGCCGAATTATGAGTTtcaagaatggtggaacaagcaAAGGGAGAAGAACCACGACTTTTTCACCAATGATAGTAACAATGCTAACAAAGGATTCCTGACCGTTGAGATCAGGAGTCTCAATCCTGATCTGACGACCGAAAAAGATCGTTCCAGAAGCGCACGACAGCTATCCTGGATTTGTCTCTTGAGATTCCAGCAACTCGCTAACTCCCTCGCGTGGATCACAAACTCCTTCCTTCTCCTCCTCCGTACTGCCAACCGCCGAATCTCAGCTGCCGATTCCCCATGTGATTCCTCCGCTTCTAGGCTCTACCGTATAATTAAGTTCTTTCTGGTTCTCGTGGTCCTCTTACTTTGCGTCGAGTTAGTTGCCTATTTCAAGGGATGGCATTTCAGCCCCCCGTCGGCCGCGTCGGCAGAGGCGGCGGTCGAGCTTTTCTACGCCTTATGGCTCGAAATCCGAGCCGATTACTTGGCGCCTCCACTGCAGAGCTTGGCGAATGTGTGTATAGTGCTCTTCTTGATTCAGTCGATGGATCGTGTGCTGTTGATGCTAGGATGTCTCTGGATTAAAATTAGGAGAATCAAACCGACGGCAAGTATGGAGTATCCGATGGGGAGAGTAGAAACAGGGAATGTAGATGATTATCCCATGGTGTTAGTGCAAATTCCTATGTGCAATGAGAAGGAG GTTTACCAACAATCTATCGCAGCAGTTTGTATTATGGACTGGCCAAAGGAGAGAATGCTGGTACAGGTTTTGGATGATTCTGATGAATTAGATGCTCAGAACCTTATCCAGGCAGAAGTACAGAAATGGCATCAAAAGGGTGTGCATATATTATATAGACATCGGCTTATTCGTTCTGGCTACAAGGCAGGAAACCTCAAATCTGCAATGAGCtgtgattatataaaaaattatgagtttGTTGCAATTTTTGATGCAGATTTCCAGCCAGCACCAGATTTCTTGAAGAAAACCATTCCTCATTTCAGG GGAAATGATGACTTAGCATTAGTCCAAGCAAGGTGGGCATTTGTAAATAAGGATGAGAACTTGCTTACAAGATTGCAGAACATAAATTTATCGTTTCATTTTGAGGTTGAACAGCAGGTCAATGGTGTGTTTATTAACTTCTTTGGTTTCAATGGAACTGCTGGTGTGTGGAGAATTAATGCCCTCGAGGACTGTGGTGGATGGTTGGAACGAACAACTGTTGAGGACATGGATATCGCTGTTCGAGCACACCTTTGTGGATGGAAGTTTGTATATCTGAATGACGTTAAG TGCTACTGTGAACTTCCTGAGTCATATGAGGCATATAAGAAACAGCAGTACCGCTGGCATTCTGGTCCTATGCAGCTGTTCCGCTTGTGCTTTCTTGACATACTTCACTCAAAG GTGAATAAGGCCAAGAAAGCCAATTTGATTTTTCTGTTCTTCCTCCTAAGGAAGCTTATTCTGCCCTTCTACTCGTTCACCCTGTTCTGCATCATTCTCCCATTGACGATATTCCTGCCAGAAGCTGAGCTACCAGCTTGGGTAGTTTGCTATGTTCCTGGAATTATGTCTGTGTTGAATATCCTTCCAGCACCACGATCATTCCCTTTCATTGTCCCATACCTACTATTTGAGAACACCATGTCAGTGACAAAGTTCAATGCAATGATATCTGGTCTGTTTCGGCTTGGAAATTCTTATGAGTGGATAGTAACGAAAAAGTTGGGCAGATCATCAGAGGCTGATCTTGTTGCCTTCGAGAACGAATCAGATTCTTCAGTAACTGAAACCACTAGTTTCCTCAGGTCATCCTCAGATTCTGGCCTTGAAGAGCTGAGCAAACTAGAAGTAACCTCCAGGAGAAGTGTGAAAACCAAAAGAAATCGTCTCTACAGGATGGAACTGACCCTTGCTTTTATCTTGCTGTCTGCTGCCGGGAGAAGCTTGTTGTCCGCCCAAGGTATGCACTTCTACTTCCTATTATTTCAAGGTATTAGTTTCCTTGTGGTTGGTCTTGATTTGATCGGAGAACAGGTGAGTTGA